One Fusarium falciforme chromosome 1, complete sequence genomic window carries:
- a CDS encoding Argininosuccinate synthase — MAPERVCLAYSGGLDTSTILKYCAPHVLLSDGLRQGEDFDGFKSSSSTWLVLQGYEVVCFLGDCGQEEDFDAVKAKALKLGAEKMIIENVQQELIDDLVWPAIQCNAIYEGQYLLGTSLARPVLARAMVQVAKDNNCTILSHGCTGKGNDQVRFELAWKACDPKMKILAPWRIPAFFNRFQGRADLLKFAKEQNIPVSSTPKAPWSMDDNIIHCSYEAGILEQTDMEPPKEMWKRTVDPLDAPDKPTRFTVHFAKGVPVKLEVGSKAVTGSLEIFKEANELGRANGIGREDIVESRFIGLKSRGCYDTPGLTILRKLHQNLEGLVMDSKVRIIRDRLSDDWAQCIYNGMYFTPEREFVQQAISISQKQVDGKVEALAYKGNVIIVGRSSETSNLYSEEESSMDTLEMDWSVEDTTGFINVNAIRIAKYGERKIRDGEPLSKRK; from the exons ATGGCTCCCGAACGTGTTTGCCT TGCCTACTCTGGCG GCCTGGATACTTCCACTATTCTCAAGTACTGCGCCCCCCATGTCTTGCTTTCTGACGGATTGCGGCAAGGAGAAGACTTCGACGGTTTCAAGTCTTCGAGCTCGAC GTGGCTCGTCCTTCAAGGCTATGAGGTCGTGTGTTTCCTCGGCGACTGCGGCCAGGAGGAAGACTTCGAtgccgtcaaggccaaggcgctGAAGCTCGGCGCTGAGAAGATGATCATCGAGAACGTCCAGCAGGAGCTGATTGACGACTTGGTGTGGCCCGCCATCCAGT GCAACGCTATCTATGAAGGACAAT ACCTTCTCGGCACAAGCCTAGCCCGGCCGGTATTGGCCAGGGCAATGGTGCAAGTTGCGAAGGATAACAACTGCACGATCCTCAGCCATGGAT gcACCGGTAAGGGCAACGA CCAAGTCCGCTTCGAGCTGGCGTGGAAGGCATGTGACCCCAAGATGAAGATTCTGGCCCCCTGGCGCATCCCTGCGTTCTTCAACCGATTCCA GGGACGTGCCGATCTTCTCAAGTTCGCCAAGGAGCAGAACATCCCCGTTAGCTCTACTCCCAAGGCCCCCTGGTCTATGGACGACAACATCATC CACTGCTCATACGAGGCTGGT ATTCTTGAGCAAACAGACATGGAGCCCCCGAAGGAAATGTGGAAGCGCACAGTTG ATCCCCTAGACGCTCCTGATAAGCCTACTCGCTTCACCGTCCACTTTGCCAAGGGTGTTCCTGTTAAGCTTGAAGTTGGGAGCAAGGCCGTTACTGGCTCCTTAGAGATCTTCAAGGAGGCTAACGAGTTGGGCCGTGCTAACG GTATTGGACGCGAGGATATCGTCGAGTCGAGGTTCATCG GATTAAAATCTCGTGGTTGCTATG ATACCCCCGGCCTGACTATTTTGCGCAAGCTGCATCAAAACCTGGAG GGTCTCGTGATGGATAGCAAGGTGCGCATCATTCGCGACCGTCTCTCGGATGACTGGGCGCAATGTATCTACAAC GGAATGTACTTTACGCCTGAGCGCGAGTTCGTTCAGCAGGCGATCTCTATCAGCCAGAAGCAGGTTGATGGCAAGGTCGAAGCTCTGGCATACAAGGGCAACGTTATCATCGTTGGCCGCTCCAGCGAGACATCCAATCTCTACAGCGAAGAAGAGAGCAGCATG GACACTCTTGAAATGGATTGGAGTGTCGAAGACACAACTGGGTTTATAAACGTGAATGCTATACGCATCGCCAAGTATGGCGAGCGCAAGATCAGGGATGGCGAGCCCCTTTCCAAGCGTAAGTAG
- a CDS encoding SGNH-hydro domain-containing protein has protein sequence MLILYHVRMRHLVWLCVTIAQVIASSEIRAKQETLSVGKDSGNFSHYDVLNYTATEPGRPVKPGTKLRILCAGDSITSGLKSEQEGGDGDGYRRQLQKDLSEDEVVFTGTVEGGTMTDGYFAAWPGKTIQVISDRIGPSLEQRPNIILLHAGTNDMNSRSRLTQAETPADAAERLGRLIDKMIKACPDAVILVAVIVGTCDTTKIAKTPEYQALIPGVVQERRQAGHHVLAVDFSTFPIQDLRDCVHPTNEGYRLFGDYWYDFVTQIPSSWIKEPVGEDPQRSVADGTRRISKNGVLRTGLFWVFCWSVTDMFP, from the exons ATGCTCATCTTGTATCATGTCAGAATGCGGCATCTTGTATGGCTCTGCGTGACCATTGCTCAAGTGATAGCATCCTCAGAGATCCGGGCCAAGCAGGAAACCTTGAGCGTTGGCAAGGACAGTGGCAACTTTTCGCATTACGATGTCCTCAACTACACTGCCACTGAACCAGGCCGGCCGGTAAAGCCGGGGACGAAGCTGCGTATCCTCTGCGCTGGCGACTCAATCACTTCTGGGTTGAAGAGCGAACAGgaaggtggtgatggtgatggctaTCGGCGCCAACTCCAGAAGGACTTGTCAG aggatgaggttgtcTTTACGGGCACGGTTGAAGGGGGTACAATGACGGATGGCTACTTT GCGGCCTGGCCGGGGAAGACGATACAGGTCATAAGTGACAGGATCGGCCCTTCTCTTGAGCAGAGACCCAACATTATCCTCCTCCACGCCGGGACAAATGACATGAACTCGAGATCTCGGCTCACACAGGCAGAAACCCCAGCAGACGCGGCAGAGCGCCTGGGCAGGCTCATCGACAAGATGATAAAGGCGTGCCCGGACGCAGTCATCCTGGTTGCAGTAATCGTCGGAACATGCGATACCACCAAGATTGCAAAGACGCCAGAGTACCAGGCCCTGATCCCGGGTGTCGTTCAGGAGCGGCGGCAGGCCGGCCACCACGTGCTGGCGGTGGACTTTTCCACGTTTCCCATCCAAGATCTGCGAGACTGCGTGCACCCGACGAACGAGGGATATCGATTGTTCGGCGATTACTGGTACGACTTTGTTACTCAGATACCGAGCAGCTGGATCAAGGAGCCTGTTGGGGAAGATCCGCAGCGCAGCGTGGCGGATGGGACTCGGCGGATCAGCAAGAATGGTGTATTGCGTACTGGGCTATTCTGGGTATTTTGCTGGAGTGTAACAGACATGTTTCCATGA
- a CDS encoding Glutaredoxin-like protein — protein sequence MFATRRLLQSTRITFFTRDTCGLCTQAKSVLSDVWDKRPFAYTEVNIDLPKPESKKWRDLYDFDVPVIHISKATAPEEDPAKVGKAIKLMHRFTVDQVEAQMDKAEKS from the exons ATGTTTGCCACTCGTCGCCTCCTCCAATCCACCAGGATCACCTTCTTCACCCGTGACACCTGCGGCCTCTGCACCCAGGCAAAAAGCGTCCTGTCCGATGTCTGGGACAAGCGGCCATTCGCCTACACAGAAGTCAACATTGACCTTCCAAAGCCCGAGTCGAAGAAGTGGAGGGATCTCTACGACTTTGACGTCCCGGTG ATACATATCAGCAAGGCCACGGCACCAGAGGAAGATCCTGCCAAGGTCGGCAAGGCCATTAAGCTGATGCACAGATTCACAGTCGATCAGGTCGAGGCCCAGATGGACAAGGCTGAGAAGAGCTAG
- a CDS encoding HpcH-HpaI domain-containing protein, which translates to MKLLSSTALRMRPALTAGNSLRLRGTARHLTTMQASNRLRTALKEGKKSMGAWQMLPGANISRVLARSGVDWVLVDCEHGNLDDGAMHDAVPAIAALGVSPIVRLPDIQGWMVKRALDSGAHGIVVPLLRTPEEARQLVQSSKFPPLGQRGFGSPIAPERFNPVPSFTDYLQQANDSLLTIVQIETKEALGSIDEIAAVEGIDVLFVGPFDLGNNIGHPIINGVMTQELKDAIARVLSAGQKAGKKTGVYCTGGEQAKLFADQGFDMMNVVTDYTALGVVAKEQLSFAEGRP; encoded by the exons ATGAAGCTCTTGTCATCGACAGCTCTACGAATGAGACCAGCTCTCACTGCTGGCAACTCACTACGGTTGCGGGGGACAGCGAGACATCTAACCACGATGCAAGCGTCGAACCGGTTGCGTACGGCGCTCAAAGAGGGTAAAAAGTCTATGGGCGCCTGGCAGATGCTCCCCGGCGCAAACATATCGCGAGTGTTGGCGCGGTCTGGAGTTGACTGGGTCCTAGTTGACTGCGAGCATGGAAACTTGGATG ATGGCGCTATGCACGATGCTGTCCCGGCCATTGCAGCATTGGGGGTGTCACCCATTGTGAGATTGCCCGACATCCAAGGTTGGATGGTGAAGC GTGCTCTCGATAGCGGAGCCCATGGT ATCGTCGTGCCGTTGCTACGAACCCCCGAAGAAGCTCGACAGCTCGTCCAGTCGTCCAAGTTTCCGCCCTTGGGCCAACGAGGCTTTGGCTCTCCAATTGCCCCAGAGCGTTTCAACCCAGTCCCTTCTTTCACAGATTACCTCCAGCAGGCCAACGACTCCCTCCTGACTATTGTCCAaatcgagaccaaggaggcgCTCGGGTCCATTGACGAGATTGCGGCTGTCGAGGGTATCGATGTCTTGTTTGTTGGACCATTTGATTTAG GAAATAACATTGGCCATCCCATTATCAACGGCGTCATGACACAGGAGCTGAAGGACGCTATCGCCAGGGTGCTCTCTGCAGGTCAGAAAGCCGGCAAGAAGACGGGAGTGTACTGCACGGGAGGTGAGCAGGCGAAGCTATTCGCGGACCAGGGCTTTGACATGATGAACGTTGTGACGGACTACACGGCGCTGGGCGTTGTGGCCAAGGAGCAGCTCAGCTTCGCTGAGGGGAGGCCCTAA